The Theobroma cacao cultivar B97-61/B2 chromosome 1, Criollo_cocoa_genome_V2, whole genome shotgun sequence genome contains the following window.
CACGTATCTACATAATCTGCTCCGTTAATTTAGTACCTACGCGGTTAAAACGACGACGTAGCTGGTACAGGACACGGGGTATCTTTAGAGATTACCACGTCAGCATTACAAATAATAAGCTTAAAAATTTAAGGGTCCATGGAATTGATTAGTGTGACAATGGGACCCATAACCATCTAAGGCTTCGATGTTTTGGCCATCATTTTCCCGGCGTGAGAGCGACATTATCACAACTCGGATAATCGAAATCCTTCATGTTTTAGTGCACTTTAAGCACATCTCGATTGCTGACGTGGCAAGCTAAAGTACCAGAAATTATAATACCTAAGGACGATAAAGAAGGGGCAACATCGTACTTTTAACGCTACTGAATGGCGCTAAAATAGAGGACAGTTACTCCATGCGCTAACGAGAAATTTCTTTGAATAAAACCCTAACAAAAATCCtaaatttccaattatatcctCATAAAAGAACATACCTTTGTTGGCGGGGGTTAGTATCTTTTCTGGTTATTCCCTCCTAGTCCTGCTGAAAATGCTCTTGAGTCTACTCCCAGCGAGTCTTTGAAGCGCCTTCTTAGCTCCGGATACTTCCATTTCCGCCAGACTCTGCAAATGCTTATTAGCTCCGGCAGCCACCAGTCTCTTCCTACAACCACCGCTTCCTCCGCTTAACACTGCCGTCACCACCATCAATGGAAACTTCTTAGAAACAGCCTCATTCTTCGGATCCAACATCTGCACCAATCTCATCACACTCTTCTCATCCCTAACCAACTCCTTCCTATTTGATCGCACAGTCAACAACGAAACAATTGCTTCCGCCGCCGCGTCTTGTAAGCCCACTGGCTTTGGTGATTCCATTAATTTTACCAAAGAACCCATACAACTAGAAATTGCTCGCTTGTTTCCATCAGTAATTGACAAATTTGATAACAAAGAAGCTGAAATCTGTTGTAAAATCATGTTCCCGTGCTTAATAAATTCACCCAATTGGATAATAAAGGCCGTTGAAGATGATAAAATCCGTGAAACAGAATCTGCGACCGACAGTGAACTGATTGTACGGAGAACATGCTCGATCGTATCTGAACTTGATAAATCTTGAATCAAGTGCATTAATCTCGGCAATCCTTTTTCCTGTATAATCAACGCGCGAAAATATTCGCCCGAAGAAGCGAGAATTGAAATGCAATTGGCTGCTTTTTCTTGTGCAGCGGTGATACCGGAGACTAATAACTGGACTAAAACAGGAATCGCACCTTCTTCACCTAAAGCCATTTTCATATCTTCCACGGAAGCCACGTTTCGAAGAGCGCCAACCGCGTGGGTTTGAGTTGGTTGAGAACCAGATCGGCAGGCTTCGATTAAAACCGTGATGCCGCCATATGCTGAAATTGCCCAGGCGTTTTCGGGATCGGCCGTTATTGCCTCAACAGCAATCGcggctttttcttttaatggaATGGAACCTGTTTCGAGGATTCTTAACAAAGGCCCTAATCCTCCTTCTTCGAAGACGATTTTTCTCGAATCTTCGCTCGAAGAAGTCAGCATCGACACTGCTAAGACGGCTTGTTCTCGAATTAAAGGTTGGCTGTTAACGTCGAGAAGACCAATCAAATAGCCAACGTTTCCTTCTTTAGCAACCAAAGTAGTAGACTTCTCGTCGTTGTTTAGAAGCTGGAGAAGTGATTCTAGAGCTTTCTTTTTGAACTCGATACCACCAATCTGAAGTCGCGTAAAGAGATCCCTGATGAAAAAACCTAAATCATCTTTATCAGAGTCAGGTCCCGGGTGAGACAAAACGATGGCGTTTGATTGGTGAAGAACGCCGGATCTGAGAAGCAAATCAAGGTCATGGAGATGGTTGGAGAGAGAAGACGAAGCCATGTCGAGGTCGCTTTGCATGAGGAGTTTCCCCCCAGTAAAGGAAGAGAGAGTACATTGATCGGAGAGAGCTTTCAAACGTTGGAGAGTGGAGAGAAGCGAAGGGAAAAGCGTGTGAAGCAAAGAGTTCTCGTTCCAGTGAGGAGATTCGGAGATTGAGGAGAGAGAGGATTGGAGGGAACAGAGCTTTGATCGGAGGACTTGCCACCGCCCGACGAAAGATCGGACGGTGAGGGAAGAAAGGAGGAGGATAGAGAGTACGCTCGTGATTAAGTCGAGAAGTGTTTGCGGTGGTTGAGATACTGATTGTTCTGACGGTGGTGGAGGTTGTGGCGGTTGCGGTTGTTCAGATGGATGCATTTGAGGTTGAAGCCCGGATTAGGAACCGGAAATGTTAGGGTTAAGGTGAAATGgcaaaaaaatatgaaagagACAGGGTTTGCTTGGGGGgaaaggaaagagaaggaaatggagagcaggagagagagagagagttggaAAGGAAAAGGAGTTTCTCGGTGTGAGAAGCCTTGGAGGCGAGGGAACTGTGTCTTGAAGAAGTCACGAGCTGACTGGTTGGGTTCCCGGCTTGGGCTTAAGTCAGCTACAGTACGTTGACCGAAATCTTCTCTCAAAGACTCTCTGCCACGTCACATTAGGAAAACATTTTAtgcattaaaaattttggatcTACTTAAAGTAACGTTTTTATACAAATGTTGACTTTCTTGACAGAATGAGAGGGTTGACTgttgaataaaatttgatttttagtagAATCAAAAGTTTCCAATCTTAATATTCCCAGGTATTAAGGACATTtgattgctttctttttctgtaacaaaaacatgatcagaATTTAAGCGGTGCATTCATCAGAGAAACTTGAATCATAATCCGTGATGGGTGATGAGAAGTTGAGTATGAATACTGTGGGCCTCAAATTTGGCAGGCAGGACGTGCTTAAGCATTGGggattttctttccttttctaatCCAAACAATTAAGAGATAAATCCTTTTTTTAGGATAAGAACTTTATAATAAGTATAAGCTAGTCGGAtaagataatttaaaattgggtaaaatatcttattttttaagttttaatcaaaattgtATAAATGtatattagtttttaaaataaacatctcatctcaaaaaaatatttttcacttgATACTTAAGTCCAGCTATTAATCAACTGTTAATATTTTCGTCAATTTACTAACAtgataagagtaaaaaaataattttactcttgattaatttttaaaattattattatatacttttattattttttaattttttttgaaaaaaaaccTCTCAATAAGGGGAGCCCTGATTTGGCGCTCCCAAGGGAGCCCAATTTGGTGCTCCCTTCTCTTATGAGCACCGGtggatgtttttttttttttaattttaaaatataataataattttttaaatttataaaaaaaatattttaattttttcttaatctctattaataatgtttgtatttttgagataaaatgttcactttgaaaactaataaacctttttgaaatttcgactaaaatttaaaaagttggaatattttaccttttaaaatatgtaattgaCACAAAACAAatgtttttgtttcatttaattattcaacaaaataaaatttaaggcTAAATACAATCGGTTAGTCTTACTTTGGCCttttgtttttaagaaaataaacttaaattaaaataagtcattatttattattaatagaAAGTTGTTAGCTTTGGAACTTGACTAAGATTTTGGCGGGCTATACATTTAATAGAAGTCAATGACAATTTGATGTCAAGGTCCAACACAGTAGGTTGTTAGTGCAGATATGATACAAGTTCAATAATTCATCCACACAGAAGACTATTGTTATCTG
Protein-coding sequences here:
- the LOC18612355 gene encoding importin subunit alpha-1b, which produces MHPSEQPQPPQPPPPSEQSVSQPPQTLLDLITSVLSILLLSSLTVRSFVGRWQVLRSKLCSLQSSLSSISESPHWNENSLLHTLFPSLLSTLQRLKALSDQCTLSSFTGGKLLMQSDLDMASSSLSNHLHDLDLLLRSGVLHQSNAIVLSHPGPDSDKDDLGFFIRDLFTRLQIGGIEFKKKALESLLQLLNNDEKSTTLVAKEGNVGYLIGLLDVNSQPLIREQAVLAVSMLTSSSEDSRKIVFEEGGLGPLLRILETGSIPLKEKAAIAVEAITADPENAWAISAYGGITVLIEACRSGSQPTQTHAVGALRNVASVEDMKMALGEEGAIPVLVQLLVSGITAAQEKAANCISILASSGEYFRALIIQEKGLPRLMHLIQDLSSSDTIEHVLRTISSLSVADSVSRILSSSTAFIIQLGEFIKHGNMILQQISASLLSNLSITDGNKRAISSCMGSLVKLMESPKPVGLQDAAAEAIVSLLTVRSNRKELVRDEKSVMRLVQMLDPKNEAVSKKFPLMVVTAVLSGGSGGCRKRLVAAGANKHLQSLAEMEVSGAKKALQRLAGSRLKSIFSRTRRE